The Cellulosimicrobium cellulans genome contains the following window.
GCCTCGGGCGAGCGGTCGAGGCCCTCGGCGATCTCGTCGTAGGGGACGTCGAACACCTCGCGCAGCACGAACACCGCACGCTCGAGCGGGCTCAGGGTCTCCAGCACGACGAGCAGCGCCATCGACACGTCCTCCGCGCGCTCCACCTGCAGCGCGGCGTCCGGCGTCGTGAGGAGCGGATCGGGCAGCCACGACCCCACGTACGTCTCGCGCCGCGTCCGCAGCGCGCGCAGCCGGTCGAGCGCGAGCCGGGTCGTGACGCGCACGAGGTAGGCGCGCGGGTCCAGGACGTCGGACCGGTCCGCCGACGACCAGCGCAGCCAGGCCTCCTGGACCACGTCCTCGGCGTCCGCGGCAGAGCCCGTCATCTCGTACGCGACCGTGAAGAGCAGACGACGGTGCGCGGCGAACGGCGCGAGGGCCGCACCGGGACCGCGTGGGTCCGCGACGCCGTCGGACGGTCGGTGCCCAGCGCTCTCGCTCACCCGGCCAGCCTGCCCGCCGCGCCCGCCGCGCGCAGCCCGCCGGCGAGCGGGACCTCGCACCGGTCGCTGAAACCCTGGCTCGACAGACCGAGGGCCGCGTTGATCCGGCTGCGCAGGTTCTCCAGCGCGACGACGGCCGTGAGCTCGACGAACGCGGGCTCGCCCAGGTCGTCGACCAGCGCGGCCGCGAGCTCGTCCGTCACCGTCGGCGGGGTCGCCGTGGCCGCCTCGGCGTACTCGAGCACGCGCCGCTCGACGGCGGTGTACGCGTCGCTCTCGCGCCACGCGGGCACGGCGTGGAGCTTGCGGGGGTCGGCGTCGCCGTGCTCCGACTCCCAGTAGCCGAAGTCGACGCACCACGAGCAGCCGATCCGCACCGCGGTCGCCATGACCGCGAGCGCGGACAGCGACGGGTCGAGCGTCCGCCACCGCGCGACGCCGGCCTCGAGGACGCAGTACGTCGTCGCGACGCGCGGGTGGTGCCCGACGGCGGCGAGCGGCTCGAGCACGGCGCCGTACCGGCGCCGCGAGAGCGCGGCGAGCGTGCGGTTGAGCAGGGTCCGGGGAGGGTCGAGCGAGATGCGGGCCACGAGGGTCTCCTTCCGTCAGCCGGCGCGGTGCGCGCCGGTCGAGCGCGGGGTCGACCATCCAGACGCGCGCCACGGGGCGTACGTGACATCCCCGCGCGTGACCTGCGTCACGGCCGGTGGGCGCGCTTCTCGTTGCCTCGCCGGTAGTTCCCCGTCGCCCGGGCGAGCAGGAGCTGGACCTCGCCCTCGTCGTCGCGCGCCTCGGCCCGTTCCAGGGCCGCGACGAGCCGGTCGGCCGCCGTCCCCGCGACGGTGACGACGACGCGACCGCCGCGTGCGACCCGGACGCGCCCGTCCTTGGTGACCTGGTGGTCGAACGGGTCGGGGAACGGCTCGGGGGGCGTGCGGTCGCTCGTCATCCCGTCACGCTAGGGCGCGTCCGACGGCACGCGCACGGCCTTTTGCCGGGCGCGCGGCCGCACGAGGTTCGCGAGCGGCGAGTAGCGCGGCACCCAGCGCGCGAGGGCCGCCGCGGACCCCGCGCCGAGGAGCGACGTCGCCCAGACGCCCGCCGCGAGCGACCCGAGGGCGGCCCCCGCCGAGAGCACGAGGGGACCCAGCGCGTCGCCGGTGTCCTGGAAGAGCCGCCACACGCTGAGGAAGGTCGGGCGCACGTCGGCGGGCGCGACGTCGGCCCCGAGCGTCATGACGATGCCCGACCCCATCCCGTTGCCGACGCCGAGCAGCGCCGCGACGACCGTCACCGCGGCGACGGTGTGGGCGAAGGGCAGCAGCGCGAGGCCGACGGCCATGGTGAGCATCGACGGCACGGCGACCCACAGGCGCCCGAACCGGTCCATGACCTTGCCCGCCGGGTAGAACAGCAGCATGTCCAGCGCGCCGGAGACGCCGAAGACCAGCGACGTCACCTCCGCGTCCAGCCCGAGGTGCTCGCCCCAGAGCGGGATGACGGTCTGGCGCGCCCCGCGGACCGCGCTCACGAGGAGGATCGCGACGCCGAGCGTCGCGAAGAGGCGCCGGTGCTCGCGCGCGACGGCGGCGATCGTGACGCGCGGGTTGCCCGCGGCGCGGCTCGCCCGGGACCGGGCCCGACCGTCGCGCTCGCTGGCGTCCGGGCGCACGACGGCGAGCACCGCCACCGCGGCGAGCGCCGACCCGGCACCGAGCCAGTACGCGCCCCGCACGTCCGTCGCCGCGATGACGGCGGCCCCGGCGAACGGGCCGAGGAACAGGCCGATGCGGTGCACGCCCGCGAGCGTGGACAGCACGCGAGCCCGCCGCAGCGGCGGGGTGATCTCCGTGAGGTACGCCTGCCGGGCGAGGTTGAAGACGGCGGTCGACGCCCCGAGCGCGAGGACGCCCGCGGCGAGGCCCCACAGGCTCGGCGTGAGCGCGATCGTCGTGAAGGCGGATGCTGCGACGCCGCCCGCGAGGAGCATCGCCGCACGGTCTCCGAGCCGCTGGGCGAGGGCCCCGGCCGGGAGGTCGAACAGGATCTTGCCGATCGGGACGAGCGCGGCGACGAGCCCCGCGACCGTGAGGCTCGCGCCGCGCCCGGTCGCGGTGACGGCGACGACGGGCAGCATCGCGCCGACGCCGATCTCGAGGACGAGCGTCGGGACGAACGCGCCCAGGACGACGCTGCGGAGCGGGAAGAGCGGTGCGTCGGTGCCCGCCGGGGCGGTCACCGCACCTCCGCCGCGACCTCGACGCCCACCGGCTCGCCGTCGGGTCGCGCCACCTCCACCCCGCGGCACGCGGGAGCGTCGGCGAGGAGCTCGAGGAGCTGGGGCGCGGCGGACGCCGTGCTGTCCCAGCGCCCGGTCACGACGGAGACGACCCAGCTCGGTGCGCCGCCCTCCGGCAGCGCGACCGTGACGAGGCGCTCGGCCTGCGGCTTCGCGGCGACGTGGCGGGGCACGAGGGCGATGCCGAGACCGCGGTCGACGAGCTCGAGGAGCGTGTGCACGTCGTTGACCGAGCAGCGCACGCGCCGGTGGACGCCGTGCGCCGCGCACGTCGCGTCGTTGACGGGGCGCGCCCCCCAGGACGGGTCGAAGTCGACGAACTCCTGGCCGGAGAGGTCGGCCCAGTCGACCCGGCCGCGCGTGGCGAGCGGGTGCTCCGGCGCGCACACGAGCACGAGCGGCTCGCTGCCCAGCACGGTCTGCGACAGCGACCCCAGGTGCTCGGTGGTCGCGACGAACGCGACGTCGAGGTCGCCCTCGCGCACGCGCGCGAGCAGGTCGTGGGAGCCGGCCTGCGCGAAGTGGATCTCCACCTGCGGGTAGCGGCGATGGAAGCGCTCGAGCAGCGTGGTGACGTCGAGGACGCCGAGGCACTGCTCCGACCCGACGCGCAGCGAGCCGGACAGGGCGCGCGTCGCGCGGACGACCGCGTCGCGACCGGCGGCCGCCTGAGCGAGCATGGAGCGTGCGTACGGCAGCAGCGCCAGGCCCGCCTCGGTGGGCTCGACGCGGCGCGTCGTGCGCGTGAACAGGCTCGCGCCGAGCTCCTCCTCGAGACTGCGAACCGCGGCGGAGAGGCCCGACTGGGAGACCCCGACGAGCTGGGCGGCCCGGGTGAACTGGCGCTCGTCCGCGAGCGCGACGAGGTACTCCATCTGACGGAGGTCCATTGACCACTCACACTTCTCTATATGACAACTACTAGTTGTTGGACTTCTAGGTTATCGCTTCCTAGGCTCGAGCAGTCCCGGTGGGTCGTCTCGCACCGCCCGGAGCCCCCCCCTCGCGGGCGGGCGACGCCCCTTCCTACCCCTGAAACGTGAGGAAGTCCCCATGCAGCAGCGCACTCTCGGATCCCGGACGGTCTCCGCGATCGGCCTCGGCGGCATGCCGATGTCGATCGAGGGGCGACCGGACGAGGCCCGCTCCGTCGCGACGGTCCACGCCGCGCTCGACGCGGGCGTCACGCTGATCGACACGGCCGACGCCTACCACCTGCACGCCGACGAGGTCGGGCACAACGAGGAGCTGATCGCCCGCGCGCTGCGCTCCTCCGGCGTCGACACGTCCGACGTCCTCGTCGCGACCAAGGGCGGTCACCTGCGCCCCGGCGACGGGACCTGGACGCGCAACGGCGACCCGACCTACCTCAAGCAGGCCGCGAAGGAGTCCGCGCGCCGGCTCGGGGTCG
Protein-coding sequences here:
- a CDS encoding RNA polymerase sigma-70 factor, coding for MSESAGHRPSDGVADPRGPGAALAPFAAHRRLLFTVAYEMTGSAADAEDVVQEAWLRWSSADRSDVLDPRAYLVRVTTRLALDRLRALRTRRETYVGSWLPDPLLTTPDAALQVERAEDVSMALLVVLETLSPLERAVFVLREVFDVPYDEIAEGLDRSPEAVRQTAHRAREHVRARRPRFTPPDDAQRAAVERFMVACATGDTTALVEVLAPDVVVVSDGGGKARAALRPVAGADKVARMLVGLSAKPETTAMAFEPALVNGALGGVWTVDGVPAMAASVEYDGERVVRVLLFRNPERLAGLRRA
- a CDS encoding carboxymuconolactone decarboxylase family protein yields the protein MARISLDPPRTLLNRTLAALSRRRYGAVLEPLAAVGHHPRVATTYCVLEAGVARWRTLDPSLSALAVMATAVRIGCSWCVDFGYWESEHGDADPRKLHAVPAWRESDAYTAVERRVLEYAEAATATPPTVTDELAAALVDDLGEPAFVELTAVVALENLRSRINAALGLSSQGFSDRCEVPLAGGLRAAGAAGRLAG
- a CDS encoding MFS transporter; this encodes MTAPAGTDAPLFPLRSVVLGAFVPTLVLEIGVGAMLPVVAVTATGRGASLTVAGLVAALVPIGKILFDLPAGALAQRLGDRAAMLLAGGVAASAFTTIALTPSLWGLAAGVLALGASTAVFNLARQAYLTEITPPLRRARVLSTLAGVHRIGLFLGPFAGAAVIAATDVRGAYWLGAGSALAAVAVLAVVRPDASERDGRARSRASRAAGNPRVTIAAVAREHRRLFATLGVAILLVSAVRGARQTVIPLWGEHLGLDAEVTSLVFGVSGALDMLLFYPAGKVMDRFGRLWVAVPSMLTMAVGLALLPFAHTVAAVTVVAALLGVGNGMGSGIVMTLGADVAPADVRPTFLSVWRLFQDTGDALGPLVLSAGAALGSLAAGVWATSLLGAGSAAALARWVPRYSPLANLVRPRARQKAVRVPSDAP
- a CDS encoding LysR family transcriptional regulator, producing MDLRQMEYLVALADERQFTRAAQLVGVSQSGLSAAVRSLEEELGASLFTRTTRRVEPTEAGLALLPYARSMLAQAAAGRDAVVRATRALSGSLRVGSEQCLGVLDVTTLLERFHRRYPQVEIHFAQAGSHDLLARVREGDLDVAFVATTEHLGSLSQTVLGSEPLVLVCAPEHPLATRGRVDWADLSGQEFVDFDPSWGARPVNDATCAAHGVHRRVRCSVNDVHTLLELVDRGLGIALVPRHVAAKPQAERLVTVALPEGGAPSWVVSVVTGRWDSTASAAPQLLELLADAPACRGVEVARPDGEPVGVEVAAEVR